A genomic window from Nocardioides sp. BP30 includes:
- a CDS encoding Ig-like domain-containing protein: MTVHTTGPRTKPTRRVVALAAAAAVLAAIPVIAQHHGGTSRRAGDQDGDGSIALSAASRFTFTRPARSGDPLGFYQRKDGHSFAGVLGSTTGTTAPTAVDANGIATTTPTPTPTPVTTPSASPTGSATPTTLPGSGTTTTTGAPTTLPLPTGVFPVGAVGSFAEPVDLTAYNGVLDPTATIRVSDGTSSATIDAALYAQVVTTVRATTTAVPGTGNVLITASVTDQYGLPVVGAPVRLAGQAAGTYGPRVDQLGVTNALGKVTFTGPGSGTGPLTATGYATGGYLVYADLNVNDIHGGKEPSYQVIVGTVSYAAPGKAFYHNDKRIKNAGGVYADAARGTRAAHAKGYTWIDQDGQLVFQARPQKLAGAARISQAADLVWVNAHGSPFNPKWLKKGRFETKTWAAIQNRPGLRDAAATMRQDAKYGLSVEWEVKNVHPFTKAATLDAAFANLAALARQYYGTAWRSRVEIKVLSNLSGGQKYALKVLKHAHAAGFTTMFLSRGSTTGIQIPASAQTYVTYVRGARSGLYPTIPAATQNAPVVVTSPPRRK, from the coding sequence ATGACGGTGCACACGACCGGACCTCGGACCAAGCCCACGCGACGGGTGGTGGCCCTCGCCGCCGCCGCGGCCGTGCTGGCTGCCATCCCTGTCATCGCCCAGCACCACGGCGGCACGAGCCGTCGCGCGGGTGACCAGGACGGCGACGGCAGCATCGCCCTGAGCGCGGCGAGCCGCTTCACCTTCACGCGGCCGGCGCGCTCCGGCGACCCGCTCGGCTTCTACCAGCGCAAGGACGGGCACTCCTTCGCCGGCGTCCTGGGGAGCACGACGGGCACGACCGCGCCCACCGCCGTCGACGCGAACGGCATCGCCACCACCACCCCGACGCCGACCCCCACACCGGTGACCACGCCGAGCGCGAGCCCGACCGGCTCGGCGACCCCGACGACCCTGCCGGGCTCGGGGACGACGACCACGACCGGTGCACCCACGACCCTGCCGCTCCCGACCGGTGTCTTCCCCGTCGGCGCCGTGGGCAGCTTCGCGGAGCCGGTCGACCTGACGGCGTACAACGGCGTCCTCGACCCGACCGCCACCATCCGGGTGAGCGACGGCACCTCCTCGGCCACGATCGACGCCGCGCTGTACGCGCAGGTCGTCACCACCGTGCGGGCCACCACCACCGCTGTCCCCGGCACCGGCAACGTGCTCATCACCGCCTCGGTCACCGACCAGTACGGCCTCCCGGTCGTCGGGGCACCGGTGCGACTCGCGGGCCAGGCGGCCGGCACATACGGTCCCCGCGTCGACCAGCTCGGCGTGACCAACGCCCTCGGCAAGGTCACCTTCACCGGGCCGGGCTCCGGCACCGGGCCGCTGACAGCGACGGGCTACGCGACCGGCGGCTACCTGGTCTACGCGGACCTCAACGTCAACGACATCCACGGCGGCAAGGAGCCCAGCTACCAGGTGATCGTGGGCACGGTGTCCTACGCCGCCCCGGGCAAGGCGTTCTACCACAACGACAAGCGCATCAAGAACGCCGGCGGCGTCTACGCCGACGCGGCCCGCGGCACCCGTGCGGCCCACGCCAAGGGCTACACCTGGATCGACCAGGACGGTCAGCTCGTGTTCCAGGCCCGCCCCCAGAAGCTCGCCGGAGCAGCGCGCATCTCGCAGGCCGCGGATCTGGTCTGGGTCAACGCCCACGGCTCGCCGTTCAACCCGAAGTGGCTCAAGAAGGGCCGCTTCGAGACCAAGACCTGGGCCGCGATCCAGAACCGGCCCGGCCTGCGCGACGCGGCCGCCACGATGCGCCAGGACGCGAAGTACGGGCTCTCGGTCGAGTGGGAGGTCAAGAACGTCCACCCGTTCACCAAGGCAGCCACGTTGGACGCGGCGTTCGCCAACCTCGCGGCGCTCGCCCGGCAGTACTACGGCACCGCGTGGCGCAGCCGGGTCGAGATCAAGGTGCTCTCCAACCTCTCGGGCGGGCAGAAGTACGCCCTCAAGGTGCTCAAGCACGCGCACGCCGCCGGGTTCACCACGATGTTCCTCTCCCGCGGCAGCACCACCGGGATCCAGATCCCGGCATCGGCTCAGACCTACGTCACCTACGTCCGCGGCGCCCGCAGCGGCCTCTACCCGACCATCCCGGCCGCGACGCAGAATGCGCCGGTCGTGGTGACCTCTCCCCCGCGGCGCAAGTAG
- the whiA gene encoding DNA-binding protein WhiA — protein sequence MAMTGQVKAELSSTQITKTCCRKAEVATTLRFAGGLHIVNGRIVVEAELDTGAAARRLRKDIAEVYGHHAEVAIVQANGIRKGSRYIVRVVKDGEALARQTGLLDQRGRPVRGLPPAVVSGAACDAVAAWRGAFLAHGSLTEPGRSSSLEVTCPGAEAALALVGVARRLGIQAKAREVRGVDRVVIRDGDAIGQLLTRLGAHESLMAWEERRMRREVRATANRLANFDDANLRRSARAAVAAGARVDRAMEILGEEVPDHLKLAGQLRLEHKQASLEELGQLHVPPLTKDAIAGRIRRLLAMADKRAEELGVPDTEASLTPDMLAED from the coding sequence ATGGCGATGACGGGACAGGTGAAGGCCGAGCTCTCGAGCACCCAGATCACGAAGACGTGCTGTCGCAAGGCCGAGGTGGCCACCACCCTGCGCTTCGCCGGCGGCCTGCACATCGTCAACGGCAGGATCGTGGTCGAGGCCGAGCTGGACACCGGTGCCGCCGCGCGCCGTCTGCGCAAGGACATCGCCGAGGTCTACGGACACCATGCCGAGGTGGCGATCGTTCAGGCCAACGGCATCCGCAAGGGCTCGCGCTACATCGTGCGGGTGGTCAAGGACGGTGAGGCACTGGCGCGCCAGACCGGGCTGCTCGACCAGCGTGGTCGGCCGGTGCGCGGGCTACCGCCCGCCGTGGTCTCCGGTGCCGCGTGCGACGCCGTCGCCGCGTGGCGCGGAGCCTTCCTGGCCCACGGCTCGTTGACCGAGCCCGGCCGGTCGAGCTCGCTGGAGGTGACCTGCCCCGGTGCCGAGGCGGCGCTCGCGCTGGTCGGCGTGGCCCGGCGGCTGGGCATCCAGGCCAAGGCCCGCGAGGTCCGCGGTGTCGACCGCGTGGTCATCCGCGACGGCGATGCGATCGGCCAGCTGCTCACCCGCCTCGGCGCCCACGAGTCGCTGATGGCGTGGGAGGAACGGCGGATGCGCCGCGAGGTCCGGGCCACCGCCAACCGGCTGGCGAACTTCGACGACGCCAACCTGCGGCGCTCGGCTCGCGCCGCCGTCGCTGCCGGCGCGCGGGTGGACCGGGCGATGGAGATCCTCGGCGAGGAGGTGCCCGACCACCTCAAGCTCGCCGGTCAGCTCCGGCTGGAGCACAAGCAGGCCTCGCTGGAGGAGCTGGGCCAGCTGCACGTGCCCCCACTGACGAAGGACGCGATCGCGGGGCGGATCCGCCGATTGCTGGCGATGGCGGACAAGCGCGCCGAGGAGCTCGGCGTACCGGACACGGAGGCGTCGCTGACGCCCGACATGCTCGCCGAGGACTGA
- the tpiA gene encoding triose-phosphate isomerase: protein MSAKRTPLMAGNWKMNLNHQEAVVLVQKLAWTLSDKRHDYGKAEVAVLPPFTDIRSVQTLVDGDKLSIRYGAQDVSVHESGAYTGEISAGMLAKLGVSYVVVGHSERRQYHGETDALVAQKAAAALAAGITPIVCVGEGLEVRQAGTHVDHCTEQTVGSLAGLSAEQVAGLVIAYEPVWAIGTGEVATPEDAQEVCAAIRAQVEETYGEAAGAGVRVLYGGSVKANNVVGIMAKPDVDGALVGGASLVVEEFAAICRFYDLPAL from the coding sequence ATGAGCGCCAAGCGCACCCCGCTGATGGCGGGGAACTGGAAGATGAACCTCAACCACCAAGAGGCGGTGGTGCTGGTCCAGAAGCTGGCGTGGACGCTCTCCGACAAGCGGCACGACTACGGCAAGGCCGAGGTAGCGGTGCTGCCGCCGTTCACCGACATCCGCTCGGTGCAGACCCTGGTGGACGGTGACAAGCTCTCCATCCGCTACGGCGCGCAGGACGTGTCGGTGCACGAGAGCGGTGCCTACACCGGGGAGATCTCCGCGGGGATGCTCGCCAAGCTCGGCGTGAGCTACGTGGTGGTCGGCCACTCCGAGCGTCGCCAGTACCACGGCGAGACCGACGCGCTGGTGGCGCAGAAGGCCGCCGCAGCACTGGCTGCCGGGATCACCCCGATCGTCTGCGTCGGCGAGGGCCTGGAGGTCCGTCAGGCCGGCACCCACGTCGACCACTGCACCGAGCAGACCGTCGGCTCGCTCGCCGGGCTCAGCGCGGAGCAGGTGGCCGGTCTGGTCATCGCCTACGAGCCCGTCTGGGCCATCGGTACCGGCGAGGTCGCCACCCCCGAGGACGCCCAGGAGGTGTGCGCCGCGATCCGGGCCCAGGTCGAGGAGACGTACGGCGAGGCCGCGGGTGCCGGCGTACGGGTCCTCTACGGCGGCTCGGTGAAGGCGAACAACGTCGTGGGCATCATGGCGAAGCCGGATGTGGACGGCGCGCTGGTCGGCGGAGCCAGCCTGGTGGTCGAGGAGTTCGCGGCGATCTGCCGCTTCTATGACCTGCCTGCGTTGTGA
- a CDS encoding LacI family DNA-binding transcriptional regulator, protein MVPPRVTIREVAQAAGVSVATVSKVLNDRYGVSEATAVRVRAVIEELGYESSLVARSLRNQRTNVIGVLVADLEPFSAEVLKGVADVLRGTEYELVAYAAAARVGEHIGWERRHLNRLSGTLIDGAVLVTPTVTDIVASVPIVAVDPHAGRSDIPTVDADNARGGYLAGQHLLALGHRRIAMITGRDDLASAQLREDGFRAALRDAHTPCDAVEFAAGGYDPEVAAAAARTLLDRAAGARPTAIFAANDATALATIDVAHELGLRVPDDLSVIGFDNVPDAAMSDPGLTTIEQPIREMGRRAAQLLVERLDANEGTPPPTGVHVRLDTRLVARASTAAPARG, encoded by the coding sequence ATGGTCCCGCCCCGCGTCACGATCCGCGAGGTCGCCCAGGCCGCGGGCGTCTCGGTCGCCACCGTCTCCAAGGTGCTCAACGACCGCTACGGCGTCTCGGAGGCCACAGCGGTACGGGTCCGCGCGGTGATCGAGGAGCTCGGCTACGAGTCCAGCCTGGTCGCACGCAGCCTGCGCAACCAGCGCACCAACGTGATCGGCGTCCTGGTCGCGGACCTCGAGCCCTTCAGTGCCGAGGTGCTCAAGGGCGTCGCGGACGTGCTCCGCGGCACCGAGTACGAACTGGTCGCCTACGCCGCGGCCGCCCGCGTCGGCGAGCACATCGGCTGGGAGCGCCGCCACCTCAACCGGCTCAGCGGCACCCTGATCGACGGGGCCGTGCTCGTCACGCCCACCGTGACCGACATCGTGGCGAGCGTCCCGATCGTGGCGGTCGACCCCCATGCCGGTCGATCGGACATCCCCACGGTGGATGCCGACAACGCCCGTGGCGGCTACCTCGCCGGCCAGCACCTGCTCGCCCTCGGACACCGCCGGATCGCCATGATCACCGGACGCGACGACCTCGCCTCGGCCCAGCTGCGCGAGGACGGGTTCCGGGCGGCGCTGCGCGATGCGCACACGCCGTGCGACGCCGTCGAGTTCGCGGCTGGCGGCTACGACCCCGAGGTCGCTGCCGCTGCTGCCCGGACCCTCCTCGACCGGGCTGCCGGTGCCCGACCCACCGCGATCTTCGCCGCCAACGACGCGACCGCCCTGGCCACCATCGACGTCGCGCACGAACTCGGCCTGCGGGTACCCGACGACCTGTCGGTGATCGGCTTCGACAACGTCCCGGACGCGGCGATGAGCGACCCCGGTCTCACCACCATCGAGCAACCGATCCGCGAGATGGGGCGCCGGGCGGCCCAGCTGCTGGTCGAGCGCCTCGACGCCAACGAGGGCACACCCCCTCCGACCGGCGTGCACGTACGCCTCGACACCCGACTGGTGGCGCGGGCCTCGACCGCGGCGCCGGCACGCGGCTGA
- the pgl gene encoding 6-phosphogluconolactonase: protein MTTTPEPPQPRVEVHEDAAELSTAVAGELLNRIADAQAAGGVPSICLTGGTIAESIHREIARLAPESGVDWGAVEFWFGDERFVDPDSPDRNAGQARAAFLDEVGVPAHRIHQMPSPAEVPDVDTGAAAYAQELLASGGHFDVMMLGVGPDGHVASLFPGFPQLDSFDMLAVGVTGSPKPPPLRISLTFQALRNASSVWFLVSGEGKAEAVASALGGADLHQTPAAGVSGQDETIWFLDRDAASRL from the coding sequence GTGACCACCACCCCTGAGCCTCCCCAGCCGCGCGTCGAGGTCCACGAGGACGCCGCTGAGCTCTCCACGGCCGTCGCGGGCGAGCTGCTCAACCGGATCGCCGACGCGCAGGCTGCCGGCGGCGTACCGAGCATCTGCCTCACCGGCGGCACGATCGCCGAGTCGATCCACCGCGAGATCGCCCGGCTCGCCCCCGAGTCCGGCGTCGACTGGGGCGCCGTCGAGTTCTGGTTCGGCGACGAGCGCTTCGTCGACCCCGACTCCCCCGACCGCAACGCGGGCCAGGCGCGGGCCGCCTTCCTCGACGAGGTCGGCGTCCCCGCCCACCGCATCCACCAGATGCCCTCCCCGGCGGAGGTTCCCGATGTCGACACCGGTGCGGCCGCCTACGCCCAGGAGCTGCTGGCCAGCGGCGGCCACTTCGACGTGATGATGCTGGGCGTCGGGCCCGACGGGCACGTGGCCTCGCTCTTCCCCGGCTTCCCCCAGCTCGACAGCTTCGACATGCTCGCCGTCGGCGTCACCGGATCCCCCAAGCCGCCGCCGCTGCGCATCAGCCTCACGTTCCAGGCGCTGCGCAACGCCAGCTCGGTGTGGTTCCTCGTCAGCGGCGAGGGCAAGGCCGAGGCGGTCGCCAGCGCGCTCGGCGGAGCCGACCTGCACCAGACGCCGGCCGCGGGCGTGTCGGGCCAGGACGAGACCATCTGGTTCCTGGACCGCGACGCCGCCTCGCGGCTCTAG
- a CDS encoding acetylxylan esterase, with protein sequence MPRIDLSLSELWELREDLPEPPGLDSFWHGTLAEAAGVPLDVRLERVPSILPGVVTHDVTYAGFGGAPIRAWLHLPAAALRDEAPLAGVVQYQGYNGGRGLPHEHTFWAQAGFAHLVMDTRGQGSGWTTGDTADPAAAGPAQGGFLTRGIERPEDHFYRRVFVDAVRAVAVLRAHPEVDPTSVAVTGHSQGGGIATAVASLSPEVAAAMPDVPFLAHFRRAVDLSPGDPYAEVARYLGAHRDRTEQVFATLAHFDAAVLARRASAPALFSVAMMDSICLPSTVFAAYHAYAGPKDIAVYEFNDHEGGGAFHSARQVDWLRATLA encoded by the coding sequence ATGCCACGCATCGACCTGTCGCTCAGCGAGCTGTGGGAGCTGCGTGAGGACCTCCCCGAGCCGCCGGGGCTGGACTCCTTCTGGCACGGGACGCTCGCCGAAGCAGCCGGCGTACCGCTCGACGTGCGCCTGGAGCGCGTGCCGTCGATCCTCCCGGGGGTCGTGACCCACGACGTGACCTACGCGGGCTTCGGTGGCGCCCCGATCCGGGCGTGGTTGCACCTGCCGGCGGCTGCCCTGCGGGACGAGGCGCCGCTCGCCGGCGTCGTGCAGTACCAGGGCTACAACGGCGGTCGCGGGCTGCCGCACGAGCACACGTTCTGGGCCCAGGCGGGCTTCGCCCACCTGGTGATGGACACCCGCGGCCAGGGAAGCGGCTGGACCACGGGCGACACCGCCGATCCTGCGGCGGCGGGACCCGCCCAGGGTGGCTTCCTCACGCGCGGCATCGAGCGACCCGAGGACCACTTCTATCGCCGGGTGTTCGTCGACGCCGTCCGCGCCGTCGCCGTGCTCCGCGCCCATCCGGAGGTCGACCCGACGAGCGTGGCTGTCACGGGGCACAGCCAGGGTGGCGGCATCGCGACGGCCGTCGCATCGCTGTCACCGGAGGTGGCCGCGGCGATGCCCGACGTACCCTTCCTCGCCCACTTCCGGCGCGCGGTGGACCTGTCGCCCGGCGATCCCTACGCCGAGGTCGCCCGCTACCTCGGTGCCCATCGTGACCGCACCGAGCAGGTGTTCGCGACGCTCGCCCACTTCGACGCCGCGGTGCTCGCTCGCCGGGCCAGCGCCCCAGCCCTGTTCTCGGTGGCCATGATGGACAGCATCTGCCTGCCCTCGACCGTCTTCGCGGCCTACCACGCCTACGCCGGTCCCAAGGACATCGCCGTCTACGAGTTCAACGACCATGAGGGCGGCGGCGCGTTCCACAGCGCACGCCAGGTCGACTGGTTGCGCGCCACCCTCGCCTGA
- a CDS encoding RNA polymerase-binding protein RbpA, with translation MAGGANAIRGSRVGAGPMGEAERGDAAPRKAVTYFCANEHRSVITFAVEATPPDAWDCPKCGLPGGLDAQNAPAAPKIEPYKTHLAYVKERRSDKEAEDILEEAINLLRSRRKSGEIIF, from the coding sequence ATGGCTGGTGGAGCGAACGCGATCCGGGGTAGCCGGGTCGGCGCTGGTCCGATGGGCGAGGCGGAGCGCGGCGATGCAGCGCCCCGCAAGGCCGTCACCTACTTCTGTGCCAACGAGCACCGCTCGGTGATCACCTTCGCGGTCGAGGCGACCCCGCCCGACGCGTGGGACTGCCCCAAGTGCGGTCTGCCGGGTGGTCTGGACGCGCAGAACGCACCTGCGGCACCCAAGATCGAGCCCTACAAGACCCACCTCGCCTACGTGAAGGAGCGCCGCTCCGACAAGGAGGCCGAGGACATCCTCGAGGAGGCCATCAACCTCCTGCGGTCGCGGCGCAAGTCCGGCGAGATCATCTTCTGA
- a CDS encoding glucose-6-phosphate dehydrogenase assembly protein OpcA, whose protein sequence is MTRRLTGTNSAAIAAEFVRARTHAGSPAMGMVMTLIVVIDEDAVESALEAARLASHEHPARVLAVVLGSSRGAADVDAEVTVGAGWGGEMALIRLSGEVVRHPESVVLPLLLPDSPVVAWWPGAAPVDPASDPLGRLAQRRITDTQTVSNPSTRALHVQCAAYSPGNTDLAWTRLTPWRALLAVALDQHPLKVTGGSVSAERVNPSADLLVAWLASRLRVEVKRTVSPGPGVTDVVLETAKGPIRIHREDGRHATFTSPGNPDRPVALKRRDVPELLAEELRRLDEDNVYAATARYLTRSVAGRTSRRTPTRKGSKK, encoded by the coding sequence ATGACGCGCCGGCTCACCGGAACCAACAGCGCCGCGATCGCCGCCGAGTTCGTGCGGGCGCGCACCCACGCCGGCAGCCCCGCGATGGGAATGGTGATGACGCTGATCGTCGTCATCGACGAGGACGCTGTCGAGTCCGCCCTGGAGGCGGCCCGGCTCGCCTCCCACGAGCACCCCGCGCGGGTGCTGGCGGTCGTCCTCGGCTCGTCGCGAGGAGCGGCCGACGTCGACGCCGAGGTCACTGTGGGCGCCGGCTGGGGCGGCGAGATGGCGCTGATCCGGCTCTCCGGCGAGGTCGTGCGCCACCCGGAGTCGGTCGTCCTGCCGCTGCTGCTGCCCGACTCGCCGGTGGTGGCCTGGTGGCCGGGTGCGGCGCCGGTCGATCCCGCCAGCGACCCGCTCGGTCGGCTGGCGCAGCGCCGGATCACCGACACCCAGACGGTCAGCAACCCCAGCACCCGCGCGCTGCACGTCCAGTGCGCGGCCTATTCGCCGGGCAACACCGATCTCGCCTGGACGCGGCTGACGCCCTGGCGCGCGCTGCTGGCGGTCGCCCTGGACCAGCATCCGCTCAAGGTGACAGGTGGCTCGGTCAGCGCCGAACGGGTCAACCCCAGCGCCGACCTGCTGGTCGCCTGGCTCGCCAGCCGACTGCGCGTCGAGGTGAAGCGGACCGTCTCCCCGGGCCCGGGCGTCACGGACGTGGTGCTCGAGACCGCCAAGGGCCCGATCCGGATCCACCGCGAGGACGGACGGCACGCAACCTTCACCTCCCCGGGCAACCCGGACCGACCCGTGGCGCTCAAGCGACGCGACGTGCCCGAGCTGCTCGCCGAGGAGCTGCGCCGGCTCGACGAGGACAACGTCTACGCCGCGACCGCGCGCTACCTCACCCGCAGCGTCGCCGGCCGCACCAGCCGGCGCACTCCGACCAGAAAGGGCTCCAAGAAGTGA
- the secG gene encoding preprotein translocase subunit SecG: protein MELLFTIVLVIASALMILLVLLHKGRGGGLSDMFGGGVSSSLGGSSVAERNLDRLTIGIGVIWFACVIALGLLLAY, encoded by the coding sequence CTGGAACTTCTCTTCACCATCGTGCTGGTGATCGCGAGCGCCCTGATGATCCTGCTGGTGCTGTTGCACAAGGGTCGAGGTGGTGGCCTGTCCGACATGTTCGGCGGCGGTGTCTCGAGCTCGCTCGGCGGCTCCTCGGTCGCCGAGCGCAACCTCGACCGGCTGACCATCGGCATCGGCGTGATCTGGTTCGCGTGCGTGATCGCACTCGGCCTGCTCCTCGCCTACTGA
- the gap gene encoding type I glyceraldehyde-3-phosphate dehydrogenase, translated as MTVRVGINGFGRIGRNFFRAVRASGLDIEIVGVNDLSDNAVLAHLLKYDTILGTLDADVSAADGEIKVGDQVIKAFAERDPANLKWADLGVDIVVESTGFFTDATKARAHVDNGGAKKVIISAPASNEDATIVMGVNEGIYDADQHTVVSNASCTTNCLAPLAKALHEGIGITKGLMTTVHAYTADQNLQDNIHKDLRRARAAALNIVPTSTGAAKAIGLVLPELKGKLDGYALRVPVPTGSLTDLSFEASRETSVEEINEIVRKAADGRYLVYSTDPIVSSDIVTNPASSIFDAPLTKVIGNQVKVASWYDNEWGYSNRLADLIDYMGKSL; from the coding sequence ATGACCGTTCGTGTAGGCATCAACGGGTTCGGCCGCATCGGCCGCAACTTCTTCCGCGCCGTGCGCGCCTCCGGTCTCGACATCGAGATCGTGGGCGTCAACGACCTCTCCGACAACGCCGTCCTGGCCCACCTGCTCAAGTACGACACCATCCTCGGCACGCTCGACGCCGACGTGTCCGCCGCCGACGGCGAGATCAAGGTCGGCGACCAGGTCATCAAGGCCTTCGCCGAGCGCGACCCCGCCAACCTGAAGTGGGCCGACCTCGGCGTGGACATCGTGGTCGAGTCGACCGGCTTCTTCACCGACGCCACCAAGGCCCGGGCGCACGTCGACAACGGCGGCGCCAAGAAGGTCATCATCTCCGCGCCGGCCTCCAACGAGGACGCCACGATCGTGATGGGCGTCAACGAGGGCATCTACGACGCCGACCAGCACACCGTCGTCTCCAACGCCTCCTGCACGACCAACTGCCTCGCTCCGCTGGCCAAGGCGCTGCACGAGGGCATCGGCATCACCAAGGGCCTCATGACCACCGTGCACGCCTACACCGCCGACCAGAACCTGCAGGACAACATCCACAAGGACCTGCGTCGCGCCCGCGCCGCTGCCCTGAACATCGTGCCGACCTCGACCGGCGCCGCCAAGGCGATCGGCCTGGTCCTGCCCGAGCTCAAGGGCAAGCTCGACGGCTACGCCCTGCGCGTCCCGGTCCCGACCGGCTCGCTGACCGACCTGTCGTTCGAGGCCTCCCGCGAGACCTCGGTCGAGGAGATCAACGAGATCGTGCGCAAGGCGGCCGACGGTCGCTACCTGGTCTACTCGACCGACCCGATCGTCTCCTCGGACATCGTCACCAACCCGGCCTCCTCGATCTTCGACGCGCCGCTGACGAAGGTCATCGGCAACCAGGTCAAGGTCGCCTCCTGGTACGACAACGAGTGGGGCTACTCCAACCGCCTCGCCGACCTGATCGACTACATGGGCAAGAGCCTCTGA
- a CDS encoding phosphoglycerate kinase, whose protein sequence is MGSYTGLGEVAGKRVLVRSDLNVPLKDGRITDDGRIRASVPTIQTLAEAGARVVVTAHLGRPDGAPDPKYSLAPVAQRLGELLGRPVAFATDTVGPSAQETVAGLADGDVALLENVRFNAGETVKDDATRAAFAAELASLADAFVSDGFGVVHRKQASVYDVARLLPHAMGGLVRAEIDVLRRLTDTPERPYAVVLGGSKVSDKLGVIDNLLGKADTLLIGGGMVFTFLKAQGHEVGKSLLEEDQIPTVLEYLERAQANGVEIVLPTDIVVADSFGDEASARVVAADQIPADSLGLDIGPDSGAAFGRVVEQAATVFWNGPMGVFEQAAFAEGTRAVAAALTKVDGLSVVGGGDSAAAVRALGFTDDQFGHISTGGGASLEYLEGKELPGITVLEA, encoded by the coding sequence ATGGGCTCCTACACCGGTCTCGGCGAGGTCGCCGGGAAGCGTGTCCTCGTCCGCTCCGACCTGAACGTCCCCCTCAAGGACGGCCGGATCACCGACGACGGGCGCATCCGTGCCTCCGTTCCGACGATCCAGACGCTCGCCGAGGCCGGTGCCCGCGTCGTCGTGACGGCCCACCTGGGCCGTCCCGACGGCGCCCCGGACCCGAAGTACAGCCTGGCGCCGGTCGCCCAGCGCCTCGGTGAGCTGCTGGGTCGGCCGGTGGCCTTCGCCACCGACACCGTCGGCCCCTCCGCCCAGGAGACGGTCGCCGGACTGGCCGACGGCGACGTGGCGCTGCTGGAGAACGTGCGCTTCAACGCCGGCGAGACGGTCAAGGACGACGCCACCCGCGCTGCCTTCGCGGCCGAGCTGGCGTCGCTGGCTGACGCGTTCGTCTCCGACGGGTTCGGCGTGGTGCACCGCAAGCAGGCCAGCGTCTACGACGTCGCCCGGCTGCTGCCGCACGCCATGGGCGGCCTCGTGCGGGCCGAGATCGACGTGCTGCGTCGGCTCACCGACACCCCCGAGCGCCCGTACGCCGTCGTCCTCGGCGGCTCCAAGGTCTCGGACAAGCTCGGCGTGATCGACAACCTGCTGGGCAAGGCCGACACGCTGCTGATCGGCGGCGGCATGGTCTTCACCTTCCTCAAGGCACAGGGCCACGAGGTCGGCAAGAGCCTCCTGGAGGAGGATCAGATCCCCACCGTGCTGGAGTACCTCGAGCGCGCGCAGGCCAACGGCGTCGAGATCGTCCTGCCGACCGACATCGTGGTCGCCGACTCCTTCGGCGACGAGGCGTCTGCGCGGGTCGTGGCCGCTGACCAGATCCCGGCGGACTCGCTCGGGCTGGACATCGGTCCCGACTCCGGCGCCGCCTTCGGCCGGGTCGTGGAGCAGGCCGCCACGGTCTTCTGGAACGGCCCGATGGGCGTCTTCGAGCAGGCCGCCTTCGCCGAGGGCACCCGCGCCGTCGCTGCCGCGCTGACCAAGGTCGACGGCCTCTCGGTCGTCGGTGGCGGTGACTCGGCGGCCGCTGTTCGCGCGCTGGGCTTCACCGACGACCAGTTCGGTCACATCTCGACCGGCGGCGGTGCCTCGCTGGAGTACCTGGAGGGCAAGGAGCTCCCCGGCATCACGGTGCTCGAGGCATGA